A window of the Vicugna pacos chromosome 32, VicPac4, whole genome shotgun sequence genome harbors these coding sequences:
- the SDS gene encoding L-serine dehydratase/L-threonine deaminase — translation MASGEPLHVKSPLRDSMTLSKVAGTTVYLKIDSSQPSGSFKIRGIGHLCKTWAERGCEHFVCSSAGNAGMAAAYAARKLNIPATIVVPSTTPALTIQRLKNEGAAVKVVGETLDEAIKLAKDLVKNNQGWVYVPPFDDPLIWEGHSSIVKELKETMKEKPGAIVLAVGGGGLLCGVAQGLLEVGWGDVPIITMETIGAESFYASTKAGRLVTLPRITSVAKALGVTTVTAQAMKVFQEQPILSEVISDQEAVAAIEKFADDEKILVEPACGAALAAIYSKVVQKLQGEGKLCSPLSSVVVIVCGGSNISLAQLQALKEQLGLNRLPQ, via the exons ATGGCATCAGGAGAACCCCTCCACGTAAAAAGCCCCCTCCGTGACAGCATGACCCTGTCCAAAGTTGCTGGGACCACCGTCTACCTCAAGATAGACAGTTCCCAGCCTTCCGGCTCCTTCAAGATCCGAGGCATTGGACACCTCTGCAAGACG TGGGCCGAGCGAGGCTGTGAACATTTCGTCTGCTCCTCAG CGGGCAATGCAGGGATGGCAGCCGCCTACGCGGCCAGGAAGCTCAACATCCCAGCCACCATTGTCGTGCCCAGCACCACGCCTGCCCTCACCATCCAGCGGCTCAAGAATGAGGGCGCCGCGGTCAAGGTGGTAGGTGAG ACACTGGATGAAGCTATCAAGCTGGCCAAGGACCTGGTGAAGAACAACCAAGGCTGGGTCTATGTCCCTCCCTTTGACGACCCCCTCATCTG GGAAGGCCACTCTTCCATTGTGAAGGAGTTGAAGGAGACGATGAAGGAAAAGCCAGGGGCTATCGTGCTGGCGGTGGGAGGTGGAGGCCTGCTGTGTGGAGTGGCCCAGGGACTGCTGGAGGTGGGCTGGGGGGACGTGCCCATCATCACCATGGAAACCATTGGAGCTGAGAGCTTCTATGCTTCCACCAAGGCTGGCCGGCTTGTCACTCTGCCACGGATTACCAG TGTTGCCAAAGCCCTGGGCGTGACCACTGTGACGGCTCAGGCTATGAAGGTGTTTCAGGAACAGCCCATTCTCTCTGAAGTCATCTCAGACCAGGAGGCTGTGGCCGCCATTGAGAAGTTTGCAG ATGATGAGAAGATCCTGGTGGAGCCCGCCTGTGGGGCAGCCCTAGCCGCCAtctacagcaaagtggttcagaaGCTGCAAGGAGAAGGGAAACTCTGCAGCCCGCTGTCCTCCGTCGTGGTCATTGTCTGTGGCGGCAGCAACATTAGCCTGGCCCAGCTGCAGGCCCTCAAGGAACAGCTGGGCCTGAACAGGCTGCCGCAGTGA
- the SDSL gene encoding serine dehydratase-like — protein sequence MEDCLAECAKGRHFHVITPLLESWALSQVAGMTVFLKYENVQPTGSFKIRGIGHFCQQVARKGCRHLVCSSGGNAGIAAAYAARKLGIPATVVLPEGTPLHVVRRLQGEGAEVQLTGKVWDEANLRAQELAKKDGWVNVPPFDHPLIWEGHSSLVRELKAVLGTPPGALVLAVGGGGLLAGVSAGLAEVGWQHVPIIAMETQGAHCFNAAIKAGRLVTLPDITSVAKSLGAKTVAERALVCAKEFKIFSEVVEDAEAVNAVQQFLDDERMLVEPACGAALAAIYSGTLGRLQAEGCLLPSLASVVVIVCGGNNINSGELQTLKTQLGQD from the exons ATGGAGGACTGCCTGGCTGAGTGTGCTAAGGGGCGACACTTCCACGTAATCACGCCCCTGCTGGAGAGCTGGGCGCTGTCCCAGGTGGCGGGCATGACTGTCTTCCTCAAGTATGAGAATGTGCAGCCGACTGGCTCCTTCAAGATCCGTGGCATCGGGCACTTCTGCCAGCAG GTGGCCAGGAAAGGATGCAGACACCTGGTGTGCTCCTCAG GTGGAAACGCAGGCATCGCTGCTGCTTACGCTGCTCGGAAGCTGGGCATCCCGGCCACCGTTGTGCTCCCCGAAGGCACCCCTCTGCACGTGGTGAGGaggctgcagggggagggggccgAGGTTCAGTTGACCGGAAAG GTCTGGGATGAGGCCAATCTGAGGGCGCAAGAGTTGGCCAAGAAGGATGGCTGGGTGAACGTCCCCCCGTTTGACCACCCCCTGATATG GGAGGGCCATAGTAGCCTGGTGCGGGAGCTGAAGGCAGTGCTGGGGACCCCACCAGGCGCCCTGGTGCTGGCAGTGGGGGGCGGAGGTCTCCTGGCCGGGGTGTCGGCCGGTCTGGCAGAGGTGGGCTGGCAACACGTGCCCATAATCGCCATGGAGACGCAAGGGGCACACTGTTTCAACGCGGCCAtcaaggcaggcaggctggttaCGCTGCCGGACATCACAAG TGTGGCCAAGTCCCTGGGTGCCAAGACGGTGGCTGAGCGGGCCCTAGTGTGTGCGAAGGAGTTTAAGATCTTCTCTGAAGTCGTGGAGGATGCTGAGGCCGTGAATGCCGTGCAGCAGTTCCTGG ATGACGAACGGATGTTGGTGGAGCCTGCCTGCGGGGCAGCCTTAGCTGCCATCTACTCAGGCACCTTGGGGAGGCTCCAGGCTGAGGGCTGCCTACTcccttctctggcctcagttGTGGTCATCGTGTGCGGAGGCAATAATATTAACAGTGGAGAGCTGCAGACTCTGAAAACCCAGCTGGGCCAGGACTGA